One genomic region from Longimicrobium sp. encodes:
- a CDS encoding M20/M25/M40 family metallo-hydrolase, producing the protein MSNDFGGLDAPQEPSYAAAAAPHPAPPRTRAEGMEELIRTLSLLPGPTGQEDAVLEWVAREWRALGEVTQSAVGNLFLHIPGPGPRVLLAAHADELSLIVRSITPDGFLRVLPGERDVFSFPYFLGAPVRVLADGGELPGVVATTTGHAMTPEQKDRVRLGWDDLFVDVGLSARECGERGIHIGTRMVWDSPPRKLGRLLVGKAMDDRLGVAVLVELARRLSVQAPRFDVTLALTVQEEIGMVGASSLARDGRAFDIGFVIDNGLAGDIPTTSGEHIPVRLGGGPTLVHRDSSVHYSRRLINAMREVAGRNGIPIQEMVLFHYSSDGAHLVRQGMEALLVAPPIRYSHSPFEAVDPTDVEATVRLFELFLTGAAPG; encoded by the coding sequence ATGAGCAATGACTTCGGCGGGCTGGACGCGCCCCAGGAACCCTCGTACGCCGCGGCCGCCGCGCCGCACCCCGCACCTCCGCGCACGCGCGCGGAGGGGATGGAGGAGCTGATCCGCACCCTCTCCCTCCTCCCCGGCCCCACCGGCCAGGAGGACGCCGTGCTGGAGTGGGTGGCGCGTGAGTGGCGCGCGCTCGGCGAGGTGACGCAGTCGGCGGTGGGGAACCTCTTCCTCCACATCCCGGGCCCCGGCCCGCGCGTGCTGCTGGCGGCGCACGCGGACGAGCTGTCGCTGATCGTGCGCTCCATCACCCCGGACGGCTTCCTGCGCGTCCTTCCGGGCGAGCGCGACGTCTTCTCCTTCCCCTACTTCCTGGGCGCGCCGGTGCGGGTGCTGGCCGACGGCGGCGAGCTCCCCGGCGTGGTGGCGACCACCACCGGCCACGCCATGACGCCGGAGCAAAAGGACCGCGTCCGGCTGGGGTGGGACGACCTGTTCGTGGACGTGGGGCTCTCCGCCCGGGAGTGCGGGGAGCGCGGCATCCACATCGGCACGCGGATGGTGTGGGACTCGCCGCCGCGCAAGCTCGGCAGGCTCCTCGTGGGCAAGGCGATGGACGACCGGCTGGGCGTGGCGGTGCTGGTGGAGCTGGCGCGCCGGCTGTCCGTGCAGGCGCCGCGCTTCGACGTGACGCTCGCGCTCACGGTGCAGGAGGAGATCGGGATGGTGGGCGCGTCGTCGCTGGCGCGCGACGGGCGCGCCTTCGACATCGGCTTCGTGATCGACAACGGGCTGGCGGGCGACATCCCCACCACCTCCGGCGAGCACATCCCCGTGCGGCTGGGCGGCGGCCCGACACTGGTGCACCGCGACTCCTCCGTCCACTACTCGCGGCGCCTGATCAACGCCATGCGCGAGGTGGCCGGGCGCAACGGGATCCCCATCCAGGAGATGGTGCTCTTCCACTACTCGTCCGACGGGGCGCACCTGGTGCGGCAGGGGATGGAGGCGCTGCTGGTGGCACCCCCCATCCGCTACTCGCACTCCCCCTTCGAGGCGGTCGACCCCACCGACGTGGAGGCGACGGTGCGCCTGTTCGAGCTCTTTCTGACGGGAGCCGCGCC
- a CDS encoding gamma carbonic anhydrase family protein, with translation MATILSFAGIHPRIHPSAFVAPTATVIGNVTIGEEASIWFGAVIRGDEPEHEIRVGARTSIQDNCVVHVSRQGATLIGADVTVGHGAILESCTVGDGALIGMNAVVLQRALVGEAALIAAGAVVGSGAEIPARHLAAGAPATVKKELEGESLRWVTTSAAHYVELSRRYMAQGGDNGRELNEQ, from the coding sequence ATGGCGACGATTTTATCATTCGCGGGTATCCACCCGCGCATCCACCCGAGCGCCTTCGTGGCGCCTACCGCAACGGTGATCGGCAACGTGACGATCGGGGAGGAGGCGAGCATCTGGTTCGGCGCCGTCATCCGCGGCGACGAGCCGGAGCACGAGATCCGCGTGGGGGCGCGCACCAGCATCCAGGACAACTGCGTGGTGCACGTGAGCCGCCAGGGCGCCACCCTCATCGGCGCGGACGTCACGGTGGGCCACGGCGCGATTCTGGAAAGCTGCACGGTGGGCGACGGGGCGCTGATCGGCATGAACGCCGTCGTCCTGCAGCGCGCCCTCGTGGGCGAGGCGGCGCTGATCGCGGCCGGTGCGGTGGTGGGGAGCGGCGCGGAGATCCCGGCGCGCCACCTGGCCGCCGGCGCGCCTGCCACGGTCAAGAAGGAGCTGGAGGGAGAGTCGCTCCGCTGGGTCACCACCAGCGCGGCGCACTACGTGGAGCTGTCGCGGCGGTACATGGCGCAGGGCGGGGACAATGGGAGAGAACTGAATGAGCAATGA